In one window of Opitutus sp. GAS368 DNA:
- a CDS encoding phosphatase PAP2 family protein, with amino-acid sequence MKLTTRLLVALAFVLAARAADPAAPEYFNAAGFDWRAVVSPPPADDSVAGRADQEMVVQLDLHRTPEQVVLAKHYEKSLDEFTFMAPVLGEWCTAEALPRTRAFFRQANAETRPVIDAAKTAWNRPRPYIFNPDLHPAVEKPNNASYPSGHAYTSSWMAALLSATLPEFAHDWERQAALIRWSRLVGGAHYPADVTAGKILGEAVARDLLKSPKLQHDLEEVRAELRAHLHKKAA; translated from the coding sequence ATGAAACTCACCACCCGCCTGCTGGTGGCGCTGGCGTTCGTCCTCGCCGCCCGCGCCGCCGATCCCGCCGCCCCGGAATATTTCAACGCCGCTGGTTTTGACTGGCGCGCCGTGGTCTCACCCCCGCCGGCCGACGATTCCGTCGCCGGCCGCGCCGACCAGGAAATGGTCGTCCAGCTCGATCTGCACCGCACGCCGGAGCAAGTGGTGCTGGCGAAACACTACGAGAAGTCGCTCGACGAGTTTACCTTCATGGCCCCGGTGCTGGGCGAGTGGTGCACGGCGGAAGCCCTGCCGCGCACGCGCGCCTTCTTCCGGCAGGCCAACGCCGAAACCCGGCCCGTGATCGACGCCGCCAAGACCGCGTGGAACCGGCCCCGGCCCTACATCTTCAACCCCGACCTGCATCCGGCCGTCGAGAAGCCGAACAACGCCTCCTATCCCAGCGGCCATGCCTACACCTCGTCGTGGATGGCCGCGCTGCTCAGCGCGACCCTGCCCGAATTCGCCCACGACTGGGAGCGGCAGGCGGCGCTCATCCGCTGGAGCCGGCTCGTCGGCGGCGCCCACTACCCCGCGGACGTCACCGCGGGCAAAATTCTCGGCGAAGCCGTCGCGCGCGATCTGCTCAAATCGCCGAAGCTGCAACACGACCTTGAGGAGGTCCGGGCCGAGCTTCGGGCGCACCTGCATAAAAAAGCGGCCTGA
- a CDS encoding efflux RND transporter periplasmic adaptor subunit, with amino-acid sequence MKTFLLFLSLFAAAVLTAAPAAVYQCAMHPWIKSDKPGDKCTICGMALVAVPAGDTAAAADPNLVTLTPAAASVVGVQTAEVRRAPLVRTLRITGMVDDDDTRHRILAARVPGRVEKLFVNYVGAEVRAGEPLATVYSPEMLTAQRQYVERLRAGNNAFTVSERATARERILDLGLTEEEVDILEHTREPTAMVNIRAPMSGTVVARHVYEGQELNKDQSEKETRLFEIADFSSMWFVFDAYEPDLAWLRPGQPVEVSTASLAGRTLTAPIAFIDPTLNEMTRTAKVRVVLANHDHALFHKQTATGRVRLEVADVLIAPRSAVLQHGGEPVVFLQQADRAYLARRVSLGRIGDNDVEILAGLHEGDHVVTEGGLLLDGQAQLARAAITGDDPAHNHAAPSPAPVVSKPADTGYAELKALALAAADAAAALAAEDFSAYQQQRPALRAALSAYLTVAANSPLAQYADTLRDRPDLRTARRDFEPFSTTLADVAREQHLHHREGLHVFQCPMAPVLGTGRWLSRTPDVKNPFFGSAMLTCGEELN; translated from the coding sequence ATGAAAACTTTCCTTCTCTTCCTCTCTCTCTTCGCCGCCGCCGTCCTGACCGCGGCGCCGGCCGCCGTTTACCAGTGCGCCATGCATCCGTGGATCAAGTCCGACAAGCCGGGTGACAAGTGCACCATCTGCGGCATGGCCCTCGTCGCCGTGCCGGCGGGCGACACGGCCGCGGCGGCCGATCCCAATCTCGTCACCCTCACGCCGGCCGCCGCCAGTGTCGTCGGGGTGCAGACCGCGGAGGTGCGCCGCGCCCCGCTCGTGCGCACCCTGCGCATCACCGGCATGGTGGACGACGACGACACGCGCCACCGCATCCTCGCCGCCCGCGTGCCGGGCCGGGTCGAGAAGCTGTTCGTCAATTACGTCGGCGCCGAGGTCCGGGCCGGCGAACCGCTCGCCACGGTCTACAGCCCCGAGATGCTCACGGCCCAGCGCCAATATGTTGAGCGGCTCCGGGCCGGCAACAACGCGTTCACCGTCTCCGAGCGCGCCACGGCCCGTGAACGCATCCTGGATCTGGGCCTGACCGAGGAGGAGGTCGACATTCTCGAGCACACGCGTGAGCCCACCGCGATGGTCAACATCCGCGCTCCGATGTCCGGCACGGTCGTGGCCCGCCATGTTTACGAGGGCCAGGAACTTAACAAGGACCAGTCGGAAAAGGAAACCCGGCTCTTCGAAATCGCCGACTTTTCCTCCATGTGGTTCGTCTTCGATGCCTACGAGCCCGACCTCGCGTGGTTGCGCCCCGGCCAGCCGGTCGAGGTTTCCACGGCCTCCCTGGCCGGGCGCACGCTGACCGCCCCCATCGCCTTCATCGATCCCACCCTGAACGAAATGACCCGGACCGCCAAGGTGCGCGTGGTCCTGGCCAATCACGACCATGCGCTCTTCCACAAGCAGACGGCCACCGGGCGGGTCCGGCTCGAGGTGGCCGATGTGCTGATCGCCCCGCGCAGCGCCGTCCTCCAGCATGGCGGCGAACCGGTGGTCTTCCTCCAGCAGGCCGACCGGGCTTACCTCGCCCGGCGCGTCTCGCTCGGTCGCATTGGCGACAACGACGTCGAGATCCTGGCCGGCCTGCACGAGGGCGACCATGTCGTGACCGAGGGCGGGCTGCTCCTCGACGGTCAGGCCCAGCTCGCCCGCGCGGCCATCACGGGCGACGATCCGGCGCACAATCACGCCGCACCGTCGCCCGCCCCGGTGGTATCCAAGCCAGCTGACACGGGCTATGCGGAGCTCAAGGCGCTTGCGCTCGCGGCCGCCGATGCCGCCGCCGCGCTCGCAGCGGAAGACTTCAGCGCCTACCAGCAGCAACGACCGGCCCTGCGCGCCGCCCTGTCGGCTTACCTCACCGTGGCCGCCAACAGCCCCCTGGCGCAATATGCCGACACCCTCCGCGACCGGCCCGACCTGCGCACCGCCCGCCGGGACTTCGAGCCGTTCAGCACGACCCTGGCCGACGTCGCCCGCGAGCAACACCTGCACCACCGCGAGGGTCTGCATGTCTTCCAATGCCCGATGGCGCCCGTGCTCGGCACCGGCCGCTGGCTCAGCCGGACTCCTGACGTGAAAAACCCCTTCTTCGGCTCCGCGATGCTGACGTGCGGCGAAGAACTCAACTGA
- a CDS encoding glycosyltransferase codes for MVSTHGYVAAEPPLGAADTGGQVVYVLELSKKLAQLGFEVDIWTRRFEDQPEIDVVNDRVRVLRVPCGGRNFLDKEYLVRHLGEWAEHALRFIKKHALQYQFFDSHYWDAGFATQRLAEALDVPHVHTPHSLGAWKRQLMEKDFPDDVANFEQKYNFTQRIKEERLLYRTCAQVIATTPDQVDMIVKDYGAPAAQVAMIPPGYDDNRFFPVSAASREAVRTRLGFRGRVILAIGRLARNKGYDLLLNAFAIVASRLPDAVLHLAVGGLEPNAKEQALLDDLQAQAGTLGLAERVKFAGFIADADLADHYRAADVFVLSSRYEPFGMTAIEAMACGTPAVVTTQGGLYRAVTFGRHALYADPFDPEDLGISIVKVLKHPRLSARLSRMGAHKARSLFTWTGIAQQLVSLIEARATTLAFSDNEWDEPWNDGD; via the coding sequence ATGGTCTCCACCCACGGCTACGTCGCCGCCGAACCCCCGCTGGGGGCGGCCGACACCGGCGGCCAGGTGGTCTATGTCCTCGAACTGTCCAAAAAACTCGCCCAGCTCGGCTTCGAGGTCGACATCTGGACGCGCCGCTTCGAGGACCAGCCGGAGATCGACGTGGTCAACGACCGCGTGCGCGTCCTCCGCGTGCCGTGCGGCGGCCGCAACTTCCTCGACAAGGAATACCTCGTCCGCCACCTCGGCGAATGGGCCGAGCACGCCCTCCGCTTCATCAAAAAGCACGCCCTCCAATACCAGTTCTTCGACAGCCACTATTGGGACGCCGGCTTCGCCACCCAGCGCCTGGCCGAGGCACTGGACGTCCCGCATGTGCACACCCCGCACTCGCTGGGCGCCTGGAAAAGACAGCTCATGGAAAAGGATTTCCCGGACGACGTCGCGAACTTCGAGCAGAAGTATAACTTCACCCAACGGATCAAGGAGGAGCGGCTGCTCTACCGCACCTGCGCCCAGGTCATCGCCACCACGCCCGACCAGGTGGACATGATCGTGAAGGACTACGGCGCCCCCGCCGCGCAGGTGGCCATGATCCCGCCGGGCTACGACGACAACCGTTTCTTTCCGGTCAGCGCCGCCTCGCGCGAGGCCGTCCGCACCCGGCTTGGCTTCCGGGGCCGGGTCATCCTCGCGATCGGCCGGCTCGCCCGCAACAAGGGCTACGACCTGCTGCTGAACGCCTTTGCGATCGTCGCCTCCCGCCTGCCCGACGCCGTCTTGCACCTCGCCGTCGGCGGTCTTGAGCCGAACGCCAAGGAGCAGGCGCTCCTCGACGACCTCCAGGCGCAGGCCGGCACCCTCGGCCTGGCGGAGCGCGTGAAGTTCGCGGGCTTCATCGCCGACGCCGACCTGGCGGATCACTACCGGGCGGCCGACGTCTTCGTGCTCAGCAGCCGTTACGAACCCTTTGGCATGACGGCCATCGAGGCGATGGCCTGCGGCACCCCGGCGGTGGTCACCACCCAGGGCGGCCTCTACCGCGCCGTCACCTTCGGCCGGCATGCGCTCTACGCCGACCCCTTCGACCCGGAGGACCTCGGCATCTCCATCGTGAAGGTGCTCAAGCACCCGCGCCTCTCCGCCCGCCTCTCGCGGATGGGCGCGCACAAGGCCCGCAGCCTCTTCACCTGGACGGGCATCGCGCAGCAGCTCGTCAGCCTCATCGAGGCGCGCGCCACCACCCTCGCCTTCTCCGACAACGAATGGGACGAACCGTGGAACGACGGGGACTGA
- a CDS encoding 6-carboxytetrahydropterin synthase: protein MPKQASSRKTTASSAGEVFITRQVHFNSAHRLHNPRQSAAWNRKQYGPCNELHGHNYVLEVTVRGRPDPVTGYVADLGWLKDVMNRAVADKCDHRSLNGGVDFLRGIIPSTENLVIAFWRQLAPHIKSPAALHCVRLYETPRNFAEYFGGDDSAADRSPNPSRNRPGS from the coding sequence ATGCCGAAGCAGGCCTCCAGTCGCAAAACCACCGCGTCGTCCGCGGGCGAGGTGTTCATCACCCGGCAGGTGCATTTCAACTCGGCACACCGGCTGCACAACCCGCGGCAGAGCGCGGCTTGGAACCGGAAGCAATACGGTCCTTGCAACGAGTTGCACGGCCACAACTACGTGCTCGAGGTCACCGTGCGCGGCCGGCCCGACCCGGTGACCGGCTACGTGGCCGACCTCGGCTGGCTGAAGGACGTCATGAACCGCGCCGTGGCGGACAAGTGCGACCACCGCAGCCTCAACGGCGGCGTGGATTTTCTCCGCGGCATCATCCCGTCCACCGAGAACCTCGTGATCGCGTTCTGGCGCCAGCTCGCGCCGCATATCAAGTCCCCGGCCGCGCTCCACTGCGTGCGCCTCTACGAAACCCCGCGCAACTTCGCCGAATACTTCGGCGGAGATGATTCCGCCGCCGATCGTTCTCCTAATCCTTCTCGTAATCGGCCTGGGTCATAA
- the pyk gene encoding pyruvate kinase: MAAKLRRTKIIATLGPATESEEMLVKLITAGVDVVRLNMAHAKHDWTRLIIRRIRAASKTAGREVAIMMDIKGPEIRTGDLEVPIELKPGEIFDFTVKPGGERDAEIRSVDVNYRDLVNDIKVGDTVLVDSGLIRLEVLSKDDAHIRCRVLTPGSLTSRRHINLPGVKVNLPSFTLKDRGDTLVGIEEGIDFVALSFVREATDVELLRLFLKENNSRARIIAKIEDQSAIDNLDDIIRATDVLMVARGDLGIEVPLQELPVIQRRAVRLCLSIGRPVIIATHMLESMIGQPMPSRAEITDVANAVYEQADCVMLSGETTIGKYPLECVSILDTIARRVEEEQAADFPEPAVFIQERMKVFRAAVVLANEFPRSLMLVFTRHGTNAAGIAAHRPPRAPILAVTDSPETLRHLKIVRSVEPFLLTPFGDPEATIERATAALLKLGRITPGDKLVIVSDVQAKDRRIDSIQLRTVE, translated from the coding sequence ATGGCCGCCAAGCTCCGCCGCACCAAGATCATCGCCACCCTCGGGCCCGCCACCGAGAGCGAGGAGATGCTCGTCAAGCTCATCACCGCCGGCGTGGACGTCGTCCGCCTCAACATGGCGCACGCCAAGCACGACTGGACGCGCCTGATCATCCGCCGCATCCGCGCCGCCTCCAAGACGGCCGGCCGCGAGGTCGCGATCATGATGGACATCAAGGGCCCGGAGATCCGCACCGGCGACCTGGAGGTGCCCATCGAACTCAAGCCCGGCGAGATTTTTGATTTCACCGTCAAGCCCGGCGGCGAGCGCGACGCCGAGATCCGCTCCGTCGACGTCAACTACCGTGACCTCGTCAACGACATCAAGGTCGGCGACACCGTGCTGGTGGACAGCGGCCTCATCCGCCTGGAGGTGCTCTCCAAGGACGACGCCCATATCCGCTGCCGCGTGCTCACGCCCGGCTCCCTCACCTCGCGCCGCCACATCAACCTGCCGGGCGTGAAGGTCAACCTGCCCTCCTTCACCCTGAAGGACCGCGGCGACACGCTCGTCGGCATCGAGGAGGGCATCGACTTCGTCGCGCTGTCGTTCGTGCGCGAGGCCACCGACGTCGAGCTGCTGCGCCTGTTCCTCAAGGAAAACAATTCCCGCGCCCGCATCATCGCCAAGATCGAGGACCAGTCCGCCATCGACAACCTCGACGACATCATCCGCGCCACCGACGTCCTGATGGTCGCGCGCGGCGACCTCGGCATCGAGGTTCCCCTGCAGGAGCTGCCGGTCATCCAGCGTCGCGCCGTGCGCCTCTGCCTCTCCATCGGCCGGCCGGTCATCATCGCCACCCACATGCTCGAGTCGATGATCGGGCAGCCCATGCCCAGCCGGGCCGAGATCACCGACGTGGCCAACGCCGTCTACGAGCAGGCCGACTGCGTGATGCTCTCCGGCGAAACCACCATCGGCAAATACCCGCTCGAGTGCGTGTCGATCCTCGACACCATCGCCCGGCGCGTCGAGGAGGAGCAGGCCGCCGACTTCCCCGAGCCCGCCGTGTTCATCCAGGAACGCATGAAGGTCTTCCGCGCCGCCGTCGTGCTCGCCAACGAGTTCCCGCGCTCGCTCATGCTCGTGTTCACCCGCCACGGCACGAACGCCGCCGGCATCGCCGCGCACCGCCCGCCGCGCGCGCCCATCCTCGCCGTCACCGACTCGCCCGAGACCCTGCGTCACCTGAAGATCGTGCGCTCCGTCGAGCCCTTCCTGCTCACACCCTTCGGCGACCCCGAGGCCACCATCGAGCGCGCCACCGCCGCGCTGCTCAAGCTCGGCCGCATCACGCCGGGCGACAAGCTTGTCATCGTCTCGGACGTGCAGGCCAAGGATCGCCGGATTGACAGCATCCAGCTCCGCACGGTGGAATAG
- a CDS encoding MBL fold metallo-hydrolase, producing the protein MAMRFSILGSGSAGNSALLQTDNTRVLVDAGFSARRLAELLAEHDEKLERIDAIFLTHEHSDHAAGLTGLARFPGIKVFANRATASALQAGLKHRVDWQLFETGGTFRFRDLEVSSFAVPHDAQDPVGFLIAHGEDDLLSPRRSLAWLTDLGHAPAHVRERIREADVLVVEANHCPLMLEADTKRPWSTKQRISGRHGHLSNTAARELLESVASPRWRHVFLTHLSRDCNSPAAVAAACGAVLTARACGFSVVAPGAGTPFFDC; encoded by the coding sequence ATGGCCATGCGGTTCAGCATCCTCGGCAGCGGCAGCGCCGGCAACTCCGCGCTGCTCCAGACGGACAACACCCGCGTGCTGGTCGACGCCGGTTTCTCCGCCCGGCGGCTGGCCGAGCTGCTGGCCGAACATGACGAGAAACTCGAGCGCATCGACGCCATCTTCCTGACCCACGAGCACAGCGACCACGCAGCGGGCCTCACCGGCCTGGCCCGCTTCCCGGGCATCAAGGTCTTTGCCAACCGCGCCACCGCCTCGGCCCTGCAGGCCGGCCTCAAGCACCGCGTGGACTGGCAGCTGTTCGAGACGGGCGGCACCTTCCGCTTCCGCGACCTCGAGGTCAGCAGCTTCGCCGTGCCGCACGACGCCCAGGACCCGGTGGGCTTTCTCATCGCCCACGGCGAGGACGACCTGCTCTCACCGCGCCGGAGCCTGGCCTGGCTGACCGATCTCGGCCACGCCCCCGCCCACGTGCGCGAACGCATCCGCGAGGCCGACGTGCTCGTCGTCGAGGCCAACCACTGCCCGCTGATGCTCGAGGCCGACACCAAGCGCCCGTGGTCCACCAAGCAGCGCATCAGCGGCCGGCACGGCCATCTTTCCAACACCGCGGCCCGGGAACTGCTCGAAAGCGTCGCCAGCCCGCGCTGGCGCCACGTGTTTCTCACCCATCTCTCCCGCGACTGCAACTCGCCCGCCGCCGTCGCCGCCGCCTGCGGCGCCGTGCTGACCGCGCGCGCCTGCGGCTTCTCCGTCGTCGCCCCCGGCGCCGGCACCCCCTTCTTCGACTGCTGA
- a CDS encoding SDR family oxidoreductase produces the protein MTNPRLSALSAGNFEPVILITGASQGIGAAIAQVFAAELPGARLALVARNEQNLRATARECLKLGAEVELFPCDVTKEKAVAAMARAVGKHFGPVDVLINNAGAFTMAPFAKTSAAAFDDMIATNLRSAFLVTQAFLPAMTKRKRGDVFFMSSIAGLGAYPQAAAYCAAKFGVTGLAKVLRAETKDAGVRVCCVHPGATWSPSWSKSGVKPQRIMPAEDIARAILDVYRLSRRTVVEEIVLRPQLGDL, from the coding sequence ATGACTAATCCGCGTCTATCCGCGCTATCCGCGGGAAATTTCGAACCCGTCATTCTCATCACCGGCGCCTCGCAGGGTATCGGCGCGGCCATCGCGCAGGTGTTCGCCGCCGAGCTGCCCGGCGCCCGGCTGGCACTCGTGGCGCGCAACGAGCAAAATCTCCGCGCCACCGCGCGCGAGTGCCTCAAGCTCGGGGCCGAGGTGGAACTCTTTCCCTGCGACGTGACCAAGGAGAAGGCCGTCGCCGCGATGGCCCGCGCCGTGGGCAAGCATTTCGGCCCGGTGGACGTGCTCATCAACAACGCCGGGGCGTTCACCATGGCGCCGTTCGCGAAGACGAGCGCGGCCGCGTTCGACGACATGATCGCCACCAACCTGCGCAGCGCGTTCCTGGTTACCCAGGCTTTCCTGCCCGCGATGACGAAGCGAAAGCGTGGCGACGTGTTTTTCATGAGCTCGATCGCGGGGCTCGGCGCCTACCCGCAGGCGGCGGCGTATTGCGCCGCGAAATTCGGTGTGACCGGCCTCGCCAAGGTGCTGCGCGCCGAAACGAAGGACGCGGGCGTCCGCGTGTGCTGCGTGCATCCCGGTGCGACCTGGTCGCCGTCGTGGAGCAAGTCCGGCGTGAAGCCGCAGCGCATCATGCCGGCCGAGGACATCGCGCGGGCGATCCTGGATGTTTACCGCCTCAGCCGCCGGACGGTGGTCGAGGAGATCGTCCTCCGGCCGCAGCTGGGCGACCTGTGA
- the folE2 gene encoding GTP cyclohydrolase FolE2, protein MKQMYLHRSSGGQEPPIQRGYDRKFKPTAAYRATLPDMMEVAHEAIQGAHVPIQQVGIHNFKLPLKYRTKAGKVLTLETSVTGTVSLEAELKGINMSRIMRTFYEHKDEVTTGEWMGKILKAYLRKVETKDARLKIAFSYPMLRPSLRTNLAGYQFYSVAFEGVMTRDGRYRRFIHFDFVYSSACPCSAELTEHARAQRGAYGVPHSQRSKARITLEEVEGRKIWIEDVHALCLKALQTETQVMVKREDEQAFAELNGAYLKFVEDAARLLYKEFDADQRIADFRIACSHLESLHSHDAVSVICKGVKGGFTADFMDFGSLLC, encoded by the coding sequence ATGAAACAAATGTATCTCCACCGCTCCAGCGGCGGGCAGGAACCGCCGATCCAGCGCGGTTACGACCGGAAATTCAAGCCCACCGCCGCTTACCGCGCCACGTTGCCCGACATGATGGAGGTCGCCCACGAGGCCATCCAGGGCGCGCACGTGCCAATCCAGCAGGTCGGCATCCACAACTTCAAGCTGCCGCTCAAATACCGCACCAAGGCCGGCAAGGTCCTCACGCTCGAGACCAGCGTCACCGGCACCGTGTCGCTCGAGGCCGAGCTGAAGGGCATCAACATGAGCCGCATCATGCGGACCTTCTACGAGCACAAGGACGAGGTCACCACCGGCGAGTGGATGGGCAAGATCCTCAAGGCCTACCTGCGCAAGGTGGAGACAAAGGACGCGCGCCTGAAGATCGCCTTCTCCTACCCGATGCTGCGGCCGAGCCTGCGCACGAATCTCGCAGGCTACCAGTTCTACTCCGTGGCGTTCGAGGGCGTGATGACACGCGACGGCCGCTACCGCCGCTTCATCCACTTCGACTTCGTCTACTCGTCGGCCTGCCCGTGCTCCGCGGAGCTGACCGAGCACGCCCGCGCTCAGCGCGGCGCCTACGGCGTGCCGCACTCGCAGCGCAGCAAGGCCCGCATCACCCTGGAGGAGGTCGAGGGCAGGAAGATCTGGATCGAGGACGTTCACGCCCTCTGCCTCAAGGCGCTCCAGACCGAGACGCAGGTCATGGTGAAGCGCGAGGATGAGCAGGCCTTCGCCGAGCTCAACGGCGCCTACCTGAAGTTCGTCGAGGACGCCGCGCGGCTGCTCTACAAGGAGTTCGACGCCGACCAGCGCATCGCCGACTTCCGCATCGCCTGCTCGCACCTCGAGTCGTTGCACTCGCACGATGCGGTCAGCGTCATCTGCAAGGGCGTGAAGGGCGGCTTCACCGCCGACTTCATGGACTTCGGCTCGCTGCTGTGCTGA
- a CDS encoding GxxExxY protein, translating to MIHEKLSGEIIGAAMAVLNELGPGLDEKLYERALVIELRKRGHAVDQQKSFPVHYSGELIGNLIPDTMVDGLVIADPKVVEAFNETHTRQMIGYLAITKLKLALLLNFKHAKLDWKRIVRESHD from the coding sequence ATGATTCACGAAAAACTCAGTGGGGAAATCATCGGTGCTGCCATGGCGGTGCTCAATGAGCTGGGGCCGGGCTTGGACGAGAAGCTTTACGAGCGCGCATTGGTTATCGAATTGCGAAAACGAGGACATGCCGTGGACCAGCAGAAATCATTTCCCGTGCATTACTCAGGCGAACTGATTGGTAACCTGATTCCTGACACCATGGTCGACGGCTTGGTCATAGCGGACCCCAAGGTGGTTGAGGCATTCAATGAAACCCACACGCGTCAGATGATTGGCTATCTGGCCATCACCAAGCTTAAGCTGGCCCTGTTGCTGAATTTTAAGCACGCCAAACTCGATTGGAAACGTATTGTCCGGGAATCCCATGACTAA
- a CDS encoding HAD-IIB family hydrolase has protein sequence MSPSIRLFSADLDGTLLGNPESSQRFKTAWTALAAEARPLLVYNSGRLVDDLRRFVDDGTLPPADYYIGGVGTQVFDVPAGRMLDELHVHLADGWDRVRVRELVAQFPGVRPQPDEFQHEFKSSWFLDGARPEDIRELRRRLGEARLGVKLVYSSGRDLDVLPRHATKGGALRWLCARLQIPLETVLVAGDTGNDASMFRLPGVRGIIVENALPELYEATVDVPTYSSRQILADGVLDGLCHYGVVCVLPTKEKTRQTRAKMEPGFRMLFTGTKLGSLSDKEKVFLATAYEQALLALQKNITPLGFSACSLADNTVTGTDVNYRSVWARDGAITVWNTLQVQDEEVLSAGVRTLETLLSATTPTGQIPANVRIDDGQPDYSGVGSICSIDSGLWLLIAVHNYAMRTGDHSLLYRHADRLQSIMNWLSAHDSNNDGLLEIPEAGDWTDLFGRSYNVLYDEVLWYRANVCYGRILELMGQHARATDYLRWSQRIRTRVLDVFWPTTKAGDPAGPPANQNRFADRQSGLGDTQYLLAEITPFAFNWRCDVYANVLAFLMNLLDVDRARTAFRFMWGVGVNQPWPVANLYPVVQAGDPDWRAYYTVNLLNLPHHYHNGGIWPFIGGMWVRFIHRLGFHEVACRELVRLAQLNQLGRDQEWEFNEWAHGTTGRPMGKAFQAWSAASFIRACQEVEADPKNLGEA, from the coding sequence ATGAGCCCTTCCATCCGCCTCTTCAGCGCCGACCTCGACGGCACCCTGCTCGGCAATCCCGAGTCCAGCCAGCGCTTCAAGACGGCCTGGACCGCCCTCGCGGCCGAGGCCCGCCCGCTGCTGGTCTACAACAGCGGGCGGCTCGTCGACGACCTGCGCCGCTTCGTGGACGACGGCACGCTGCCGCCGGCCGACTACTACATCGGCGGTGTCGGCACGCAGGTGTTCGACGTGCCGGCCGGCCGCATGCTCGATGAGCTGCACGTCCACCTGGCCGACGGCTGGGACCGGGTGCGGGTGCGGGAACTCGTGGCGCAGTTTCCCGGCGTCCGGCCGCAGCCGGACGAGTTCCAGCACGAGTTCAAGTCGAGCTGGTTCCTCGACGGGGCCCGGCCCGAGGACATCCGCGAACTCCGGCGCCGGCTCGGCGAGGCCCGGCTCGGCGTGAAGCTCGTCTATTCCAGCGGCCGCGACCTCGACGTGCTGCCGCGCCACGCCACCAAGGGCGGGGCGCTGCGCTGGCTGTGTGCGCGGCTGCAGATCCCCCTCGAGACCGTGCTCGTCGCCGGCGACACCGGCAACGACGCCAGCATGTTCCGCCTGCCGGGCGTGCGCGGCATCATCGTGGAGAACGCCCTGCCCGAGCTCTACGAGGCCACGGTGGATGTGCCAACCTACAGCTCGCGCCAGATCCTGGCCGACGGCGTGCTCGACGGCCTCTGCCACTACGGCGTCGTCTGCGTGCTGCCGACCAAGGAGAAGACCCGCCAGACCCGCGCCAAGATGGAGCCCGGCTTCCGGATGCTCTTCACCGGCACCAAGCTCGGCTCGCTCAGCGACAAGGAGAAGGTCTTCCTCGCCACCGCCTACGAGCAGGCCCTGCTCGCCCTGCAGAAGAACATCACGCCGCTCGGCTTCTCCGCCTGCTCCCTCGCGGACAACACCGTCACCGGCACGGACGTGAACTACCGCAGCGTGTGGGCGCGCGACGGCGCCATCACGGTCTGGAACACCCTGCAGGTGCAGGACGAGGAGGTGCTGTCCGCCGGCGTGCGCACGCTGGAAACGCTGCTCAGCGCCACCACGCCCACCGGCCAGATCCCCGCCAACGTGCGCATCGACGACGGCCAGCCGGACTATTCCGGCGTCGGCAGCATCTGCTCGATCGACAGCGGCCTCTGGCTCCTCATCGCCGTGCACAACTACGCCATGCGCACCGGCGACCACTCCCTGCTCTACCGGCACGCCGACCGCCTGCAGTCCATCATGAACTGGCTCAGCGCACACGACAGCAACAACGACGGCCTGCTCGAGATCCCCGAGGCCGGCGACTGGACCGACCTCTTCGGCCGCAGTTACAACGTGCTTTACGACGAGGTGCTCTGGTATCGGGCCAACGTCTGCTACGGCCGCATCCTCGAGCTGATGGGCCAGCACGCGCGCGCCACCGACTACCTCCGCTGGTCGCAGCGCATCCGCACCCGCGTGCTCGACGTCTTCTGGCCCACCACCAAGGCCGGCGACCCCGCGGGGCCGCCGGCCAACCAGAACCGCTTCGCCGACCGCCAGAGCGGCCTGGGCGACACCCAATACCTGCTGGCCGAGATCACGCCCTTCGCCTTCAACTGGCGCTGCGACGTTTACGCCAACGTCCTCGCGTTCCTCATGAACCTGCTCGACGTGGACCGCGCCCGCACCGCGTTCCGTTTCATGTGGGGGGTCGGGGTGAACCAGCCGTGGCCCGTCGCCAACCTCTATCCGGTCGTGCAGGCGGGCGACCCCGACTGGCGCGCCTATTACACGGTCAACCTGCTCAACCTGCCGCACCATTACCACAACGGCGGCATCTGGCCGTTCATCGGCGGCATGTGGGTGCGCTTCATCCACCGGCTCGGCTTCCACGAGGTCGCCTGCCGCGAACTGGTGCGGCTCGCCCAGCTCAACCAGCTCGGCCGCGACCAGGAGTGGGAATTCAACGAGTGGGCCCACGGCACGACCGGCCGGCCCATGGGCAAGGCGTTCCAGGCGTGGAGCGCCGCGTCCTTCATCCGCGCCTGCCAGGAGGTCGAGGCCGATCCCAAGAACCTCGGCGAAGCCTGA